The segment TCCAAGAGCAGATTGTCCTCTTTGTCATGCTCTTCATTGTCTATCTTGTCACCCTGGGGGGTAACATAGGGATGATCATTCTCATATGGACTGATCTCAGATTCCACACTCCTATGTACTTTTTTCTCAGCCACTTGTCCTTTGTAGATATTTGTTCCTCTTCTTCCATTGCCCCCAAGATGCTGTGTGATATCTTTGCAGAGAAAAAAGGTATCTCTTTCATGGGTTGTGCTACACAGATGTGGTTCTCTGGTTTCTTTGTGGCAACTGAATGTTTCCTCCTGGCTTCCATGGCATATGACCGGTATATGGCCATCTGTAAGCCCTTGTTGTATACACTCATCATGTCCCAGAGGGTCTGTGTGCAGCTGGTAGTAGGGCCTTATGCCATAGCTCTTCTAAGCACAATGACCCATACAATTCTCACTTTTCGCTTACCTTTCTGTGGTACAAATATCATCAATCACTTCTTCTGTGACATTTCACCACTGCTTTCCTTAGCATGTGCAGACACTTTGATCAATAAATTAGTGCTGTTCATCTTGGCTGGAGCTGTAGTAATGCTCAGTGGCTTG is part of the Felis catus isolate Fca126 chromosome D1, F.catus_Fca126_mat1.0, whole genome shotgun sequence genome and harbors:
- the LOC111556663 gene encoding olfactory receptor 5G3-like, producing the protein MENKNQTEVTEFLFLGLTDILQEQIVLFVMLFIVYLVTLGGNIGMIILIWTDLRFHTPMYFFLSHLSFVDICSSSSIAPKMLCDIFAEKKGISFMGCATQMWFSGFFVATECFLLASMAYDRYMAICKPLLYTLIMSQRVCVQLVVGPYAIALLSTMTHTILTFRLPFCGTNIINHFFCDISPLLSLACADTLINKLVLFILAGAVVMLSGLIIMVSYVCILAAILKMQTADGRRKAFSTCSSHLAVVSILYGTLFFIYVQPGSSPSLDINKVISLFYTVVIPMLNPLIYSLRNKEVKNALRRKFERKNSLMVLAK